One segment of Nostoc piscinale CENA21 DNA contains the following:
- the rpsB gene encoding 30S ribosomal protein S2 produces MPVVSLAQMMESGVHFGHQTRRWNPKMSPYIYTARNGVHIIDLVQTAQLMEDAYTYMRTQAEQGKKFLFVGTKRQAAGIIAQEASRCGAHYINQRWLGGMLTNWSTIKTRVERLKDLERREENGALDLLPKKEASMLRREMAKLQKYLGGIKTMRKVPDVVVIVDQRREYNAVQECQKLSIPIVSMLDTNCDPDVVDIPIPANDDAIRSIKLIVGKLADAIYEGRHGQLDVEEEYDDYEGAEEDYDYDESDYSDSLLPDDEDEDE; encoded by the coding sequence ATGCCAGTCGTTTCATTGGCTCAAATGATGGAGTCAGGAGTTCACTTTGGGCATCAAACCCGTCGCTGGAACCCAAAAATGTCTCCGTACATTTATACTGCCCGCAATGGTGTACATATTATTGACTTGGTGCAAACAGCCCAGTTGATGGAAGATGCTTACACTTACATGAGAACCCAAGCGGAGCAAGGTAAGAAATTCTTGTTTGTTGGTACTAAGCGTCAAGCAGCAGGAATTATTGCTCAAGAAGCATCTCGTTGTGGCGCTCACTATATTAACCAGCGTTGGTTGGGTGGAATGCTCACCAACTGGTCAACTATTAAAACACGTGTAGAAAGGCTGAAGGATTTAGAACGTCGGGAAGAAAACGGCGCTTTAGATTTGTTGCCGAAAAAAGAAGCTTCGATGCTGCGTCGGGAAATGGCAAAGCTACAAAAATACCTGGGTGGGATTAAAACCATGCGGAAAGTCCCTGATGTGGTAGTAATTGTAGACCAACGCCGGGAATATAACGCAGTTCAAGAATGTCAAAAACTGTCAATTCCCATTGTGTCCATGTTGGATACCAACTGCGACCCAGATGTTGTGGATATTCCTATCCCAGCAAATGATGATGCTATTAGATCCATTAAGCTGATAGTTGGTAAGTTGGCGGATGCAATTTACGAAGGTCGTCATGGCCAACTGGATGTAGAAGAAGAATACGACGATTACGAAGGTGCTGAGGAAGATTACGATTACGACGAAAGTGATTACTCAGACTCGTTGCTTCCTGACGACGAAGATGAAGACGAATAA
- the tsf gene encoding translation elongation factor Ts, which produces MAEISAKLVQELRQKTGAGMMDCKKALKETDGDIEQAIDWLRKKGITSAGKKSDRIAAEGLVDTYIQPDGKVGVLIEVNCQTDFVARNDAFKSLVKSLAQQAATAESVESLLAQPYIGDNSVTVDEFIKQSIATLGENIQVRRFVNFAIADGTTGVVDSYIHTGGRVGVLVELESASESAAGNEEFKGLARNAAMQVAACPNVEYVSVDQIPADIVQKEKDIEMGKDDLANKPENIREKIVQGRIEKRLKEMTLLDQPYIRDQSISVEELVKQVKAKVGAEVTVSRFVRYILGEGIEKQETNFADEVAAQIGAK; this is translated from the coding sequence ATGGCGGAAATATCTGCAAAACTCGTCCAAGAGCTACGCCAAAAAACTGGTGCCGGCATGATGGACTGTAAGAAGGCGCTGAAAGAAACTGACGGCGACATCGAACAAGCGATAGATTGGCTACGTAAAAAAGGTATTACTTCTGCGGGCAAAAAAAGCGATCGCATTGCAGCTGAAGGTCTAGTAGACACCTACATTCAGCCTGATGGTAAAGTAGGTGTACTAATAGAAGTTAACTGCCAAACTGATTTCGTTGCTCGTAATGACGCTTTTAAATCTTTGGTTAAGAGCCTAGCACAGCAAGCCGCCACTGCTGAGAGTGTTGAGTCTTTGCTGGCTCAACCTTACATTGGAGATAACAGTGTAACTGTAGATGAATTCATCAAGCAAAGCATTGCTACACTTGGTGAAAATATCCAAGTACGCCGTTTTGTCAACTTTGCAATAGCAGACGGTACAACCGGAGTAGTAGATAGCTATATTCACACTGGCGGTCGTGTTGGTGTATTAGTTGAGCTAGAATCTGCCTCTGAGTCGGCTGCGGGTAATGAAGAATTCAAAGGGTTGGCACGGAATGCTGCTATGCAAGTTGCAGCTTGTCCCAACGTTGAGTATGTCAGCGTAGACCAAATCCCTGCCGACATTGTCCAAAAAGAAAAAGACATTGAAATGGGCAAGGATGATTTGGCAAACAAACCAGAGAACATCCGAGAAAAGATTGTTCAAGGACGGATTGAAAAACGTCTCAAAGAAATGACTTTGCTCGATCAGCCTTATATCCGCGACCAAAGTATTTCTGTAGAAGAATTAGTCAAGCAAGTTAAGGCTAAAGTTGGTGCAGAAGTAACAGTTAGTCGCTTT